One Candidatus Paceibacter sp. DNA segment encodes these proteins:
- a CDS encoding N-acetylmuramoyl-L-alanine amidase, with product MKYIIDAGHRKGEGANANGINEGELVIKIRDELRKLLPDALYVPDNLTFPETLEFARKNVQADTIAISIHLNSNNNVYLNGTEAYYSDRRDLAEIFSETVAKRLGTINLGAKHEKYSYFGTLGFLHLPCPGVIVECGYISNKDDVEKIKNGIMSIALGIYDAIQKIEIDKKKISILRQLVGLLQKLLALQNKMKLGALSSTQNPEKLSLTVKSIAAGLLPVIHLITGIELVNEQVDKVIDAVFVLFTSYLAIRGYIRAKRNLGGVQN from the coding sequence ATGAAATACATCATAGACGCGGGACACCGCAAAGGAGAGGGAGCCAACGCCAACGGAATAAACGAGGGCGAGCTGGTCATTAAAATACGGGATGAGCTTAGAAAACTTCTGCCCGACGCTTTATATGTTCCCGACAATCTGACCTTCCCCGAAACTTTGGAATTTGCCAGAAAGAATGTCCAGGCAGATACTATTGCCATTTCAATCCATCTAAACAGCAATAACAATGTTTATCTCAATGGCACGGAAGCCTATTACAGCGACAGGCGGGACTTGGCCGAGATATTTTCCGAAACGGTAGCCAAAAGGCTCGGCACGATTAACCTGGGGGCGAAACACGAGAAATATTCCTACTTCGGCACGCTGGGATTTCTCCATCTCCCCTGCCCTGGCGTTATCGTGGAGTGCGGTTACATCTCCAACAAAGACGACGTCGAAAAGATTAAAAATGGTATAATGAGTATAGCGTTGGGAATTTACGACGCTATCCAAAAAATTGAAATTGATAAAAAGAAAATAAGCATATTGAGGCAGTTAGTCGGCCTCCTGCAAAAATTATTGGCATTACAAAATAAAATGAAACTAGGAGCATTAAGTTCCACGCAAAATCCCGAAAAATTATCATTGACAGTCAAATCAATCGCCGCCGGTCTTCTTCCTGTAATTCATCTCATCACTGGCATTGAATTGGTAAACGAACAAGTGGATAAAGTGATAGATGCTGTGTTCGTTCTGTTCACTTCTTATCTGGCGATAAGAGGTTATATCAGAGCGAAAAGAAACTTGGGCGGAGTTCAGAATTAG